A region from the Candidatus Polarisedimenticolia bacterium genome encodes:
- a CDS encoding sialidase family protein, with product MFTSEPRDSVRLSLLAGVLLLAAVTMAGAAPKSVVFGADQEVGGEGTSQANPSIAFNPVDSSELVVAFVDTYSAGSIPAAACRTAFRTVAGWQTGDAVPLELPAGATSVTCGFPAIAGDESGSFYVAYLKGISAPGRFDSEVFVAKSTDGGESFSSSSMIFDGVSGRADTPSIAVDNWAGSPFRGRVYVAYTNFGFGTTESMQAAFSRDGGATWSAPQDISVPVDKETPVGANVVVAPNGSVFVFWSSFLHSSSKKLSILFTRSDDGGITWVREDSVASHLPSPGFFRLKNEDPLFMVSPFAGIAANSNPSAAVGPDGTLYLAWTDFKEGSCKSLSSFGDFACANADVRLSLSKNGGKSWSKPVKVSDESPAGSDQFHPQIAVHPDGLVSLVWLDRRLDPDNVDVNTFYTNTSDGVSFLANVRVSGATSTVGSSASLGDRIGLAVAGSEVDPVWGDLRTGTLGLFTAKGSLAP from the coding sequence ATGTTCACCTCCGAGCCCCGAGACAGTGTCCGCTTATCCCTCCTTGCCGGAGTGCTTCTTCTCGCTGCCGTGACGATGGCCGGGGCGGCTCCGAAAAGCGTCGTCTTCGGTGCCGACCAGGAAGTCGGAGGAGAGGGGACGAGCCAAGCCAATCCGAGCATCGCGTTCAATCCGGTCGATTCGTCGGAGCTGGTGGTAGCCTTCGTCGACACCTATTCAGCCGGCAGCATTCCGGCCGCGGCATGCCGGACCGCCTTCCGGACGGTGGCGGGATGGCAGACGGGAGACGCCGTGCCGCTGGAGCTGCCTGCCGGTGCGACCAGCGTCACCTGCGGATTCCCCGCCATTGCCGGCGATGAATCGGGGAGCTTTTACGTCGCCTACCTGAAAGGCATCTCCGCCCCCGGCCGCTTCGACAGCGAAGTCTTCGTGGCCAAGAGCACCGACGGCGGGGAGTCTTTCTCGTCCAGCTCCATGATCTTCGACGGTGTGTCGGGCCGGGCAGACACCCCCTCCATCGCCGTCGACAACTGGGCCGGCAGTCCGTTCCGCGGCCGGGTCTACGTCGCCTATACGAATTTCGGCTTCGGCACCACGGAATCGATGCAGGCCGCCTTCTCGCGGGACGGCGGCGCGACCTGGTCGGCGCCGCAGGACATCTCCGTCCCGGTCGACAAGGAGACTCCCGTGGGGGCCAACGTCGTGGTGGCTCCGAACGGCAGCGTCTTCGTCTTCTGGTCGAGCTTCCTGCACTCCTCCTCGAAAAAGCTGTCCATCCTTTTCACGCGATCCGACGACGGCGGCATCACCTGGGTCCGCGAGGACTCGGTCGCTTCGCATCTTCCCAGCCCGGGCTTCTTCCGGCTGAAGAACGAAGACCCTCTCTTCATGGTCAGCCCCTTCGCGGGGATCGCGGCGAACAGCAATCCGAGCGCCGCGGTCGGACCGGACGGAACGCTCTACCTCGCCTGGACCGATTTCAAAGAAGGAAGCTGCAAGTCGCTCTCGAGCTTTGGGGACTTCGCTTGCGCCAATGCCGATGTGAGGCTCTCGCTGTCGAAGAATGGGGGGAAATCCTGGAGCAAGCCGGTGAAGGTGAGCGACGAGAGTCCGGCGGGATCGGACCAGTTTCATCCGCAGATTGCCGTCCATCCCGATGGCCTGGTGAGTCTGGTATGGCTGGATCGGCGCCTGGATCCGGATAACGTCGATGTGAATACCTTCTACACCAACACCAGCGACGGCGTGAGCTTCCTGGCGAACGTGCGCGTCTCGGGCGCCACCTCGACGGTCGGCTCGTCGGCCTCCCTGGGAGACCGCATCGGGCTCGCCGTCGCGGGCTCCGAGGTCGACCCCGTCTGGGGCGACCTGCGCACCGGCACCCTTGGCCTGTTCACCGCGAAAGGGTCGCTGGCCCCCTGA